One window of the Trifolium pratense cultivar HEN17-A07 linkage group LG2, ARS_RC_1.1, whole genome shotgun sequence genome contains the following:
- the LOC123905753 gene encoding uncharacterized protein LOC123905753, translating to MAEHRLMSDAQFKERVERRNKRLDRIDFLLEALLQKQNGSKSSFRGAMNSSQETLRQPFRSNHIFHVAESSRKFKQSMAELSRENPIAKPSTPYLDSLVANLPIIAANIDKSSTANAQRNKEIPRADEFMVQSEPKSMVNTIGDCIGKIVESPLNKALPVTTIFSSSQDLISTHFFPNEDSAISDSEHTDAINKDVMRNQGLSLHSEIPHALHFMSIGNKQASSLEPKFQLHCDKILVEHTVVPLTASIQTCLSYVRQNVPTHSPPPKPPDCALLNPLLSLELPKGVPVENHLMSPPPLKPPDHNFQLKQGEFQVTRIPAVPPLPPEPPDLCFGGVSILRPYCTSPYHAYHILRRENIFEQFHAYNYSNIILQLNSAFTQTLVELFPTFLAPRIVTPWTHLIESATLVFTTSTKHRTVGSKWNSLLEFSHYMHCYIHKFDSNLSSEPSPTAIVVPNNSANLAILIEKWLHKMKWCTSLCGNTIQLIENLQATLNADVLLHNCGVCDMSKMILDCSNYLIVGYIKTGVLERKVLLSFELVPKCWMVVMIQVDYGDFDFMRLNGGCAYCVLKLKKRDITSYSSSNVLSQFNLIHYYLWTTHLSIWLSKFNIQGNIGDSYGLCVLVEHVLFYHLCANFEGLNGENKCENEGCILDIVVTHVEYFFMSHKKFHKLFGFWLWLLGDNLIFLTTLSKKWEPGGDGYYFHAEDSLQFKQWDPGKICVVINFYNLEDKVGFKGEGIVMNPPIWIGPNKS from the exons ATGGCAGAGCATAGATTGATGAGTGATGCTCAATTTAAAGAAAGGGTAGAACGCCGCAATAAGCGATTAGATCGAATTGATTTCTTATTGGAAGCGTTACTCCAAAAGCAAAATGGTTCGAAGAGCTCTTTCCGTGGTGCGATGAACTCGTCTCAGGAGACCCTACGACAACCATTCCGTTCTAATCACATATTCCATGTTGCTGAATCATCAAGAAAATTTAAACAGAGCATGGCAGAATTGTCACGAGAAAATCCAATTGCAAAACCGTCGACGCCATATTTGGACAGCTTGGTTGCAAATTTGCCTATAATTGCTGCCAATATCGACAAATCATCTACTGCTAATGCGCAGAGGAATAAAGAAATCCCACGAGCAGATGAGTTTATGGTTCAAAGTGAACCAAAATCCATGGTGAATACAATCGGTGATTGCATCGGGAAAATCGTAGAATCGCCGTTGAACAAAGCTCTTCCAGTTACGACAATCTTTTCCTCTTCCCAGGACTTGATTTCCACGCATTTCTTCCCTAATGAAGACTCTGCAATATCTGACTCAGAGCATACCGATGCCATCAACAAGGATGTTATGAGAAATCAAGGTTTGTCTCTACACTCTGAAATTCCTCATGCGTTGCATTTTATGAGTATAGGGAATAAACAAGCTAGTAGTCTGGAACCTAAGTTTCAATTGCACTGTGATAAAATTTTGGTGGAGCACACAGTGGTGCCATTGACTGCCTCAATTCAAACATGCCTATCTTATGTTCGACAAAATGTCCCAACACATTCACCgccaccaaaaccaccagatTGTGCATTATTGAACCCTCTACTATCACTTGAATTGCCTAAAGGTGTACCAGTTGAGAACCACTTAATGTCACCACCACCGCTGAAACCACCGGATCACAATTTTCAATTGAAGCAAGGAGAATTTCAAGTGACGCGGATACCCGCAGTGCCCCCGCTGCCTCCTGAACCTCCAGATTTGTGTTTTGGTGGAGTTTCCATTTTGAGGCCTTATTGCACATCACCTTATCATGCTTATCATATTCTTAGGCGTGAGAATATTTTCGAGCAATTTCATGCATATAATTACTCGAACATAATTTTACAGTTGAATTCAGCTTTTACACAAACTTTGGTAGAATTATTTCCTACATTCCTAGCTCCACGGATAGTTACACCTTGGACCCATCTAATTGAATCTGCAACTTTAG TTTTTACAACATCTACAAAGCACCGAACTGTTGGCAGCAAATGGAACAGTTTACTTGAGTTTAGTCATTACATGCATTGTTATATTCACAAATTTGATAGCAATCTTTCATCAGAACCATCACCGACTGCAATTGTTGTTCCCAATAATAGTGCAAACCTTGCTATCTTGATTGAAAAATGGCTGCACAAAATGAAGTGGTGTACCTCATTATGTGGCAACACAATCCAATTAATTGAGAATCTTCAAGCTACTTTAAATGCAGATGTGTTGTTACATAATTGTGGGGTCTGTGACATGTCTAAGATGATTTTAGATTGTTCTAATTATCTAATTGTGGGGTATATCAAAACTGGTGTATTAGAGAGAAAAGTATTGCTAT CTTTTGAGCTTGTTCCTAAATGTTGGATGGTTGTGATGATACAAGTAGATTATGGAGattttgattttatgagattgaATGGTGGTTGTGCCTACTGTGTTTTGAAGTTGAAGAAAAGAGACATCACCTCCTATTCAAGTTCAAATGTGCTTAGTCAATTTAATTTGATTCACTATTACTTATGGACTACTCATCTTTCTATTTGGTTGTCTAAATTCAATATTCAAGGGAACATTGGTGATAGTTATGGTCTTTGTGTGCTGGTGgaacatgttttattttatcacTTGTGTGCAAACTTTGAAGGCCTCAATGGTGAAAACAAGTGTGAAAATGAAGGTTGTATTTTAGATATTGTTGTAACACATGTGGAGTATTTTTTTATGAGCCACAAGAAGTTCCACAAGCTGTTTGGATTTTGGTTATGGCTGCTAGGTGataatcttatttttcttactACGCTGTCTAAGAAATGGGAACCGGGTGGTGATGGTTATTACTTCCATGCCGAGGATTCTTTGCAATTCAAGCAATGGGATCCGGGTAAAATTTGTGTTGTGATCAATTTTtacaaccttgaggacaaggttggtTTTAAAGGGGAAGGTATTGTAATGAACCCACCAATTTGGATAGGCCCAAATAAGAGTTAG